The stretch of DNA TCCAGCTGCTATTTCCTGTTACCTAGGTGTTACAGAACCTGCGATGTTCGGTATTAACTTAAAATATGGCTTCCCGTTCCTTGCAGCAATGCTCGGTTCTCTCGCAGCGGCAGTCATTTCTGTAGGTAGTGACGTAATGGCTAACTCAATCGGTGTTGGTGGACTTCCTGGATTCCTATCCATCCAACCACAGCACATGACGATGTTTGCAATTGCGATGTTGGTAGCAATCGTGGTGCCATTCATCTTAACAATTATTTTTGCAAAAACAGGTATGAACAAATTTTCTTTTAAAAAGTAATACTCCAATTTTAGGAGGGAGAACATCTCCCTCCTTTTCATTATTAGAGACTCAAAAAATATAGGCAGGTGTTTATCATGTCAACATCATGGTGGAAAACAGCAGTAGTATATCAAATTTATCCAAAAAGCTTTTATGATTCAACCGGTAATGGTACAGGCGATATCCAAGGAATCATCGGAAAACTAGACTACTTAAAGGAGTTAGGTGTAGATGTTCTTTGGCTCACTCCGATTTATAAATCCCCCCAACGAGATAATGGTTATGACATAAGCGACTATTACAACATTCAAGAAGAATACGGCACGATGGATGACTTCGACCAACTTCTTGAACAAGCACATAAGCGCGGAATCAAGATCATTATGGATATTGTCATCAACCATACATCCACGGAACATGAGTGGTTCAAGCAAGCAAAATCCTCAAAAGACAATCCATACCGCGATTTTTATATATGGAAAGATGGGAAAGATGGCCTCCCTCCTACCAACTGGGAATCAAAATTTGGCGGATCTGCCTGGCAATGGGATGAAACGACGGGTCAGTACTACCTACATTTATTTGATGTTACCCAGGCAGATTTAAACTGGGAAAACCCAAAAGTTCGTGAAGCATTATATGGAATGATGCATTTTTGGCTTAAAAAAGGCGTAGATGGCTTTAGACTTGATGTCATCAATTTAATTTCAAAAGATCAGCAGTTCCCTCAAGATGATAGTGATGGACGTAAGTTTTACACAGATGGGCCCAGAATACATGAGTTTCTCCATGAGATGAACCAAGAGGTATTTTCAAAATATGACATCATGACCGTTGGCGAAATGTCATCAACATCCATCGATAATTGTATTCGCTACACAAATCCACGTGAAGAAGAGCTCAATATGACGTTCAGCTTCCATCATTTAAAAGTGGATTATCCAAATGGTGACAAGTGGACCAAAGCCGATTTTGACTTCCATGCGCTGAAAGATATCTTGTCAAAATGGCAGGTAGAAATGAATAAAGGCGGAGGCTGGAATGCCCTCTTCTGGTGCAATCATGACCAACCACGTGTTGTCTCAAGGTTCGGTGATGATAAGCAGTTTCATAAAGAATCAGCCAAAATGCTTGCGACGACTATCCATATGATGCAAGGTACCCCTTATATTTATCAAGGGGAAGAATTCGGGATGACCAATCCGGAGTTTAACAAGATTGAAGAGTATCGGGATGTGGAATCATTAAATACCTTTGAAATTAAGAAAAATGAAGGACTGTCAGAGCAAGAGATTATTGAAATTCTAAAGCAAAAATCTCGTGACAATTCCAGAACTCCCGTTCAATGGGATTCTAGTAAACATGCTGGATTTACAACGGGCACGCCTTGGATTCATACAGCATCGAACTATAAGGAAATTAATGCAGAAAATGCGATGAAGGACCCGGACTCTGTTTTTTATCATTATCAAGAACTCATTCGTTTGCGAAAAGAATATGATGTGATCACAAACGGTGATTATGAATTGATTTCCGAGGAAGATGACTCTATCTTTGCTTTTGTACGAAAAACAGAAAATGAAATACTATTGTTGATTAATAATTTTTATGGATCAGACACAATGTATTCTCTCCCAGTGAAGTTAGACATTGCTGGTTTGTCAAACACTGTGTTACTCTCAAACTATGCGGACTCTGCCCCACTTGAAAGAGAAATAAAGTTACGGCCGTACGAGTCCATTGTTTATTATTTGAAAAAATAATGGGAGATTTTTATGACAAACAAGTATCAAATTATTTTTAATAAAATCGTGGATCAAATTAAAAATGGTGAACTCCCGCCCAACTCCCTTCTTCCCTCTGAAAATGAATTGAAGGAACAGTACGATACATCTAGGGAAACCATTCGAAAGGCGTTAAACCTACTTGCTCAAAACGGATACATCCAAAAGGTAAGAGGAAAAGGTTCAATTGTCATTGATATTAACAAGTTTGACTTTCCGGTTTCGGGATTGGTTAGTTTTAAAGAACTCGCCGACAAAATGGAAAAAAAGCCGCGAACAATTGTCAATGAGCTTTCATTCATTATCAAGCCTGATGCCTATATCAAGCAACAGCTTCAGCTTTCAGGAAAGGACCAAGTGTGGAAGATTGTTAGAACCCGGGAAATTGGCGGCAACAAAATAATCCTTGATAAGGATTACCTTGCCGCAAAATTCGTTCCTTCCATAACAGAGGAAATTTGTGCAAACTCCATTTATGCCTACCTTGAAAATGAGTTAAACCTGAAAATTAGTTTTGCAAAAAAGGAAATTGTCGTCGATGAACCAACTGCGGAAGATCGGTCGTTTTTAGACTTGGAAGGCTATCATAATATCGTTGTTATTAAAAACTATGTGTATCTTGAGGATGCCTCCCTTTTTCAATATACAGAATCCCGGCACCGTCCGGACAAATTCCGGTTCGTCGACTTTGCACGTAGAACACAGTAAAAACCTCAAATCAATTTGAGGTTTTTTCTTTATTTTCTATTTCTTAATACAGCCACAATAAAGAGATCTTTATAAAAATGCTCTACTGTCTCTACCTCTAAACCTTTATTTGTAAATTCCTTTAATGTCTCTCTATTCAAGCAACAGCCGTCACAGACTCTTTTCCAAAATGGTGTTAAGCTTTCCTGCATTTTGCTAAGCACAGTGTTTTCCATTTTCACGTGTTCGAACAGCAGGATCTTTCCATCTGGTTTACACACTCTTTTTAGCTCATGAATAGCCTTCTCAACATTCGGGATTGTGCAAAATACCAACGTTGCCACTACGGTATCAAATGTATGATCTTTAAAAGGCAGATTCTCCGCGCTCGCATTAACAATTTCTATCGGTACCACAGTTGATTTCTGTTTTGTAAAAGATCGCTCAATCATAGGCAGACTTGGTTCGATGGCGGTGACTGTATCAACATTGTAATACAATGGAAAGTTAATTCCAGTCCCTGAACCAATCTCAAGCACCTTTCCGCTCGCACCCTTAAGTAACTCACTCCGAATCCTCTTAAACTTTCTCTGTTCCAAGGGACTCATAAAAAAATCATACCATTTTGCAAATGTACTGCTCATTTAGTTCAACTCCAAATTGTATAATACTCGGATAATAATCCAATCCATTTCCACCTTTTCAACATATTTTATTATAAAAAATATGGACGAGGTGTTGAAATGAAAGATCACCAAACAGTCATATCCATTCTTGGAAGTGCTGGCGGGGTGGCAAAATCTGTCCTTTCGATTTTAAATCAATCAGTATTGAATGATAAAGACCCTATTCATCGTATCATTACACAAAGTACAATTCACTTAATTGATTATAAGCAAAAGGAACCCCAGTATTACCAGAACCTATTTCCGAATTTATCGCACCAGTTAGTCACCCATCAGTTTGACCTTAAGAATAAGAAACAGGTGATGAAGCATTTAACCAGCACAAATACAACGATTGTCATTGATGTTTCATGGGCAGATACGGTTGAAATGCTACAATGCTGTGACCAGCTGGGTATCCGATATGTAAATTCTGCACTAGAAAATTCCTTTATTGATGATAACGAAGAACAGTTTGCCGGTTTTCCCCTGATAGAACGTATTCTTTATTTTGAAAAGCATAAGGACAAGTTTAAGAATACCACAGCGATTGTATGCTCTGGAATGAATCCTGGCGTGGTTCAATGGATGGCGATTGAACTTATGAATCAAAATCCGGCAGAAAAACCTCTTGGCTGCTACATCGTCGAACATGATAGCTCCTTTCTAAAGGATGCATCACAGGCAAAAAAAGACGTTATTTATACCACTTGGGCTCCGGAATGCTTTCTAGATGAAGCGATTTTATGCTATCCCATGTTCATGAAGAATCGTACTCCACTCTTTCTATATGAAGATGTCTACAATGTCGAATTCCAAGTAACATTGGGAAATAAGATGTTTTACGGTTGTTTGATGCCACATGAAGAAGTCTATACACTGGGTAAATTGTTTGACATGGAAACCGGTTTCTTGTATAAGGTGAATGACCATACCACCAAGATTATCCGTAATCATATGGATAACACCGATGTTTTATGGGATTTTGAAATGAAAGTCCTCGATCCCCTTGTAAATCCACTTAATGGTGAGGACCTTGTTGGTGTATTGCTGGTTTACCAAGACAAAGAGCGTTATATTTACAACGTATTAGATAACGAAAGAATCTTTGCTCAATACAAAACAAACGCTACCTACTTCCAGGTCGCATGCGGTATTTATGCCTCACTCTCTGTCCTTCTGCTCGATCAAATTCCAAAAGGTGTTCACTATGTGGACGAGCTATTACTAAAAACAAACAATCACTTTGGTCATTATTTAACCTGCTATATGACGGATTTTGTTATTGATGAAAATAATACAAGTGATGGTCTTCTTTTACAGCGAATGAGAGAATTTAAAGATTAATGAAGCTTGGAGAAAAATCTCCAAGCTTTTCCTAAGTTAACCAATTATAATAAATACAGGAAGAGTATGAATGGGAGGAAAAATAATATGGAAAATATTATTAAGGAGTTTCGTAGTATTCCAACTACTTGTATTTCTGATGCCATGGATGGATTAAATAATCTCCATCCCACTATTAAACCACTAAAGGAAGAATACAAGCTTGCAGGTAGAGCCTTCACGGTAAAAGTTCCTGTTGGTGAAAATCTTTCGGTCTTAAAAGCTATTTCTGAGGCAAAGCCAGGTGATATTTTAGTTGTCGATGCAAAAGGTGATCAATACAGAGCTATAGCAGGTGATTTTGTGGTCGGAATGGCACAAACATTGGGTATCGGCGGTTTAGTCGTCGATGGAGTGATTCGAGATATTGTTGGTATAAAAGCGTTGAATTTTCCTGTTTTCTCAAGGGGAACAACTGTCGCAGCAAGCGGGAAAGCAGGAGTCGGTGAAGTGAATGTGCCTATTTCTTGTGGGGGGGTTCCAGTGAACCCTGGAGATATCATTGTTGGTGATGCGGACGGAGTGGTTGTGATTCCTCAAGCAAAGGAACAACAGATTTTGGATGATTCTTTAGAAAAAATGAAAAAAGATGAATCTAGAGAAAAAAATATATCCGGAAATCCTGAAGCAATACGGAAACATCTAGAACAATTATTATCAAAATAAGAATTACCTTTTGATGATTTTGAACAGTTTACCGATCAAGAGAAAAAATTTTCCCACCCATCGAATGACACCATGAAATAGTACTTCTACAATAAAACCAACCATTAATTCTAATATTATGTGCATGCAGGTACCACATCCTGTATGTGTGCTTACATTTTATTCTGTACAACTTTTACAGTCTTATGTCTATGGAAAAAAGGCATTGGTTCTGTTACGAACCAATACCTTTTTTAGTAATCTATTTATTTTTGATCCCATAAATAGTCTACTACTGCTTGATACTCATCTTTTGATAAAGAAGCAGGAGCACTTTTTGGCATATTCTTTTCAACAAAAGCTAAGAGGTCTTCTTTTGTTTTAAAGTCAGCATGAATTTTTGCACCGTCAAGCTTTCCTTGACCTCCAGCAATGTCTCCAGAACTGTGGCAAGTAATACAGCTCTTTTGGAATACCTCATTCCCTGCAAGCGATGTTGATGCTGGGTCCTCGGTAGTGTCAGAGTCCTCGTTCCCGCTTGAATCCTCACTTCCCGCGGTTTCTTCCGTTTGCGGTTCCTCACTAGTCGTTTGCTCATCATTACCACATGCAGCCAATACCCCTAGCAGTAACAAAAAGAATACAATACTCAAAATCTTCTTCAAGCTCCTACACCTCTATTCTCTTTTGTTTTATAGATAACCCATATATAGGAGGCATTTCATATGTAGTAAAAACATTCATATAATGGGCAAATCCTACCTTCATCTTATTTCAGATATCTGCAATTATTCCTATATGTCCTTTGTAGAATAGAAGTAATAATATTACTTCAAATTTCTAAAAACATCATATTTCATAGTGCCTAGAAATATTCATTCTAAAATTGGACTGAAGTGGCCAAAATAGTCTAAATTTTCCAATAGTAATTAATAATAATTCGCTCGATTTTACTTAATTCCTCTTTCTTTCAAAAAAATATATTTTCATAAGAAGGAACCCTGTGAAGAGTGCAAAAATAGAAATCAAAATGAAAATATTGTTGAGATGTATTCGTACTAATTTTCGGCAAAGGCTAATAAATTAGAATATACGTTCGATGAGGAGGAGAGATCTTGGCTAAACAGAATGATTCCTTCATTACAGATGAAATGTTGGTTAAATATTACGAATTGAATAAGAAGAAAAAAGAAATTGAATTAGAGATGAATCAATTAAAGGACAGTTTTCATGATTATTTTAATAAACTTGTTGGTCCGAATACGAAAGCGGAAATTACGATAAATGGATATAAATTGCAGCGGCAAATGAGAAAGATCGAAAAATATAATGAAGAAGTTACGGTTAAGAGGTTAGAAGAATTGCAAATGACCGACCTCGTTCAAATTGTAAAGAAACCGGATGAAGCCAAAATAAAATCAGCACTCCAGCTTGGCCTATTGGATGAAAAGAATTTAGAGGGCTGTTTGGTCACCTCCTATTCCCCTGCCCTTTCGATTAAAACTTTAACTCCAAGATAACCATCAGCTATTAGGTATTTACTGCCTAATAGCTTTTCTTTTTGATATGTGGCATGTAATTACGAAAAAATCCTTAGATTCTAGTGAAAATAGGAATTTTTTTGTGAATTTACTTTTAAACTCTACCTATTTCTGCTAAATTTATAGAATGGTTTGGAGGGGATTATTATGAGTACTCTAGGTGCTGTTCTATCTTACCCACGCACAAAGGGAATCATATTAGTACTAATGGCAGCAATTTTTTGGGGTGTTTCGGGTACAGTTGCTCAATACTTGTTTCATCAACAGGGCTTTAGCACGAGTTGGCTAGTCGTAACACGGTTATTGGTAGCTGGATTGGGTTTATTATTTTTTTCCCAAGTAGTTGGGAAACAAAATATATGGAGTGTTTGGAAAAGAAAAAAAGATCTTTTACACCTTGTTGTGTTCGGTGTTGTGGGGATGCTTGGAGTCCAATATACCTATTTTGCAGCAATAGAACACGGAAACGCCGCTACCGCAACGGTATTACAATACCTAGCACCAGTCCTAATCGCCATATATATCTGTTTTCAATCTAAGTCATTACCGGTAAAACAAGAGATCGTAGCCATTGTATTTGCGCTTGGAGGAACATTTTTGCTCGTCACGAAAGGAAATATTCAAACGCTAACCATTTCTGGTCCT from Neobacillus sp. CF12 encodes:
- a CDS encoding class I SAM-dependent methyltransferase — protein: MSSTFAKWYDFFMSPLEQRKFKRIRSELLKGASGKVLEIGSGTGINFPLYYNVDTVTAIEPSLPMIERSFTKQKSTVVPIEIVNASAENLPFKDHTFDTVVATLVFCTIPNVEKAIHELKRVCKPDGKILLFEHVKMENTVLSKMQESLTPFWKRVCDGCCLNRETLKEFTNKGLEVETVEHFYKDLFIVAVLRNRK
- the treC gene encoding alpha,alpha-phosphotrehalase, producing MSTSWWKTAVVYQIYPKSFYDSTGNGTGDIQGIIGKLDYLKELGVDVLWLTPIYKSPQRDNGYDISDYYNIQEEYGTMDDFDQLLEQAHKRGIKIIMDIVINHTSTEHEWFKQAKSSKDNPYRDFYIWKDGKDGLPPTNWESKFGGSAWQWDETTGQYYLHLFDVTQADLNWENPKVREALYGMMHFWLKKGVDGFRLDVINLISKDQQFPQDDSDGRKFYTDGPRIHEFLHEMNQEVFSKYDIMTVGEMSSTSIDNCIRYTNPREEELNMTFSFHHLKVDYPNGDKWTKADFDFHALKDILSKWQVEMNKGGGWNALFWCNHDQPRVVSRFGDDKQFHKESAKMLATTIHMMQGTPYIYQGEEFGMTNPEFNKIEEYRDVESLNTFEIKKNEGLSEQEIIEILKQKSRDNSRTPVQWDSSKHAGFTTGTPWIHTASNYKEINAENAMKDPDSVFYHYQELIRLRKEYDVITNGDYELISEEDDSIFAFVRKTENEILLLINNFYGSDTMYSLPVKLDIAGLSNTVLLSNYADSAPLEREIKLRPYESIVYYLKK
- a CDS encoding saccharopine dehydrogenase NADP-binding domain-containing protein is translated as MKDHQTVISILGSAGGVAKSVLSILNQSVLNDKDPIHRIITQSTIHLIDYKQKEPQYYQNLFPNLSHQLVTHQFDLKNKKQVMKHLTSTNTTIVIDVSWADTVEMLQCCDQLGIRYVNSALENSFIDDNEEQFAGFPLIERILYFEKHKDKFKNTTAIVCSGMNPGVVQWMAIELMNQNPAEKPLGCYIVEHDSSFLKDASQAKKDVIYTTWAPECFLDEAILCYPMFMKNRTPLFLYEDVYNVEFQVTLGNKMFYGCLMPHEEVYTLGKLFDMETGFLYKVNDHTTKIIRNHMDNTDVLWDFEMKVLDPLVNPLNGEDLVGVLLVYQDKERYIYNVLDNERIFAQYKTNATYFQVACGIYASLSVLLLDQIPKGVHYVDELLLKTNNHFGHYLTCYMTDFVIDENNTSDGLLLQRMREFKD
- a CDS encoding RraA family protein translates to MENIIKEFRSIPTTCISDAMDGLNNLHPTIKPLKEEYKLAGRAFTVKVPVGENLSVLKAISEAKPGDILVVDAKGDQYRAIAGDFVVGMAQTLGIGGLVVDGVIRDIVGIKALNFPVFSRGTTVAASGKAGVGEVNVPISCGGVPVNPGDIIVGDADGVVVIPQAKEQQILDDSLEKMKKDESREKNISGNPEAIRKHLEQLLSK
- a CDS encoding EamA family transporter, with amino-acid sequence MSTLGAVLSYPRTKGIILVLMAAIFWGVSGTVAQYLFHQQGFSTSWLVVTRLLVAGLGLLFFSQVVGKQNIWSVWKRKKDLLHLVVFGVVGMLGVQYTYFAAIEHGNAATATVLQYLAPVLIAIYICFQSKSLPVKQEIVAIVFALGGTFLLVTKGNIQTLTISGPAFAWGILSAFALAFYTLYPGKLLTKWGTILTVGWGMMIGGLGFSFLHPPWKFEGHWSPSSFLAVLFVVIFGTLLAFLCYMESLKYIKASEASLLACVEPLSAAFLAVAWLHVSFSLFEWIGALAIIATIFILSSVKRT
- a CDS encoding cytochrome c, which translates into the protein MKKILSIVFFLLLLGVLAACGNDEQTTSEEPQTEETAGSEDSSGNEDSDTTEDPASTSLAGNEVFQKSCITCHSSGDIAGGQGKLDGAKIHADFKTKEDLLAFVEKNMPKSAPASLSKDEYQAVVDYLWDQK
- the treR gene encoding trehalose operon repressor, with translation MTNKYQIIFNKIVDQIKNGELPPNSLLPSENELKEQYDTSRETIRKALNLLAQNGYIQKVRGKGSIVIDINKFDFPVSGLVSFKELADKMEKKPRTIVNELSFIIKPDAYIKQQLQLSGKDQVWKIVRTREIGGNKIILDKDYLAAKFVPSITEEICANSIYAYLENELNLKISFAKKEIVVDEPTAEDRSFLDLEGYHNIVVIKNYVYLEDASLFQYTESRHRPDKFRFVDFARRTQ